The following are from one region of the Ischnura elegans chromosome 12, ioIscEleg1.1, whole genome shotgun sequence genome:
- the LOC124169563 gene encoding GATA zinc finger domain-containing protein 1, whose product MADDKEPECVKCKSKTTSIWSKSENGEVCNECMIADAVKEKEALVSVPKPPAPPEPSTGPKLATRKSTRTTRNYKTRLNPYALPKPPKGKGRRIIFKKSTTKAPSAVVTTVTSDYVFYKGSYIQVGDIVSMRDEDGDIYYAQIRGLLQDQYCEKSAVVTWLLPTRVSPHPEKGFDPSTYILGPEEDIPRKLNCMEFIMHAPSEYFKAKNSPYPTVNSRGEGCFIWTRLPIYDRKTEKEGEQAS is encoded by the exons ATGGCTGACGATAAAGAACCTGAATGTGTTAAATGCAAGTCAAAGACGACATCGATATGGTCAAAATCAGAAAATGGTGAAGTTTGTAATGAGTGTATGATTGCCGATGCTGTTAAAGAAAAGGAGGCCCTTGTAAGTGTTCCTAAACCTCCTGCTCCCCCGGAGCCGAGCACTGGACCGAAATTGGCCACAAGGAAAAGCACGAGAACCACCAGAAACTACAAGACTAGGCTAAATCCATATGCCTTACCGAAACCTCCcaaaggaaaaggaagaagaatTATATTCAAGAAAAGC ACAACAAAAGCACCGTCTGCAGTTGTGACAACAGTGACTTCTGATTACGTTTTTTATAAG GGAAGTTACATTCAAGTGGGAGATATTGTGTCAATGAGAGATGAGGATGGTGATATTTATTATGCACAAATTCGAGGACTACTCCAGGATCAGTATTGTGAGAAAAGTGCAGTGGTAACATGGCTCCTTCCTACGAGGGTAAGCCCACACCCAGAAAAGGGATTTGATCCTTCTACATACATCCTAG GTCCTGAAGAAGATATTCCTAGGAAATTAAATTGCATGGAGTTCATCATGCATGCACCATCAGAGTATTTCAAAGCGAAAAATTCCCCTTATCCAACTGTCAACAGTCGAGGAGAAGGGTGTTTCATATGGACCAGATTACCAATTTATGACAGGAAGACAGAAAAGGAGGGAGAACAGGCCAGCTAA